Proteins from a genomic interval of Bradyrhizobium sp. CCBAU 53340:
- a CDS encoding ABC transporter permease, producing the protein MSSPALVRHPEESMPATAALAEMGPAPAVTPPATPPSFGTLALRWYRLNQGRLRAAAIGVISLIAFLLVWHLLTTYRVVFFVRFTNVPAPLAVYASFAKAIHDPKFLMHIVLSCRRIFIGFSLAAVVGVPLGLVMGRFKLVHEIIFPVAEVLRPIPAIAWVPMAIMLWPTNEQSIVFITFLGSFFPILVNTLHGMSLVDPVLVRAAQCLGARERSIFREVYFPASLPHIFTGLTVGMGVAWVSLIAAEMISGQYGIGYFTWEAYSLVQYADIALGMIAIGVLGLGSSLLIRGAGHLVMPWRSTR; encoded by the coding sequence GTGAGCAGTCCCGCCCTCGTCAGACATCCCGAGGAGAGCATGCCGGCAACAGCAGCACTTGCAGAGATGGGCCCCGCGCCTGCCGTCACGCCGCCCGCGACGCCGCCCTCCTTCGGCACGCTCGCGCTGCGCTGGTATCGCCTGAACCAGGGCCGGCTGCGCGCCGCCGCGATCGGCGTGATCTCGCTGATCGCCTTCCTGCTGGTCTGGCACCTGCTCACGACCTATCGCGTCGTGTTCTTCGTGCGCTTCACCAACGTGCCAGCGCCTCTTGCCGTCTATGCGAGCTTCGCCAAGGCAATCCACGATCCCAAATTCCTGATGCACATCGTGCTGAGCTGCCGGCGCATCTTCATCGGCTTCTCGCTTGCCGCTGTTGTCGGCGTGCCACTCGGCCTGGTCATGGGCCGCTTCAAACTGGTGCATGAGATCATCTTCCCGGTCGCGGAAGTGCTGAGGCCGATCCCGGCGATCGCCTGGGTGCCGATGGCGATCATGCTGTGGCCGACCAACGAGCAGAGCATCGTCTTCATCACCTTCCTCGGCTCGTTCTTCCCGATCCTGGTCAACACGCTGCATGGCATGTCGCTGGTCGATCCCGTGCTGGTGCGTGCCGCGCAATGTCTCGGCGCGCGCGAGCGCTCGATCTTCCGCGAGGTGTATTTTCCGGCCTCGCTGCCGCACATCTTCACCGGCCTCACCGTCGGCATGGGCGTCGCCTGGGTGTCGCTGATCGCCGCCGAGATGATCTCCGGCCAGTACGGCATCGGCTACTTCACCTGGGAAGCCTATTCGCTGGTGCAGTATGCCGACATCGCGCTCGGCATGATCGCGATCGGCGTGCTTGGCCTCGGCTCGAGCCTACTGATCCGGGGCGCGGGACATCTGGTAATGCCGTGGAGGTCGACGAGATGA
- a CDS encoding ABC transporter ATP-binding protein, which translates to MSEVLANEPKGHIEVKNFSLSYDSIEGPVQAVTDTQIHVKPGEFVSIVGPSGCGKSTLLNAVAGFLKPTTGIVTVDGERVNGPSAERGMVFQQYSLFPWKTVRENVEFGLKMRGMPRSQRERAARTLLGLAGLEAFEKHYPEKLSGGMKQRVGIVRALATGPKVLLLDEPFGALDAQTRVIMQQILTNMWQRLKISVLFVTHDIDEAIFLSDRVYCMTARPGSIKAEISIPLERPRQQSMMMSSEFLALRRGLMSLIREESLKAMGGEINDMGMQGLNIELHGHSLADVI; encoded by the coding sequence ATGAGCGAAGTGCTTGCGAACGAACCGAAAGGCCATATCGAGGTCAAAAATTTCTCCCTCAGCTATGACAGCATCGAGGGACCGGTTCAGGCCGTCACCGATACCCAGATCCACGTGAAGCCCGGCGAGTTCGTCTCGATCGTCGGCCCGTCCGGCTGCGGAAAATCGACGCTGCTCAATGCGGTCGCGGGCTTCCTCAAACCGACCACGGGTATCGTCACCGTCGACGGCGAGCGCGTGAACGGCCCCAGCGCCGAGCGCGGCATGGTGTTTCAGCAATATTCGCTGTTTCCCTGGAAGACGGTGCGGGAGAATGTCGAGTTCGGCCTGAAGATGCGCGGCATGCCGCGCTCCCAGCGCGAGCGCGCCGCGCGCACGCTGCTCGGCCTCGCCGGCTTGGAGGCGTTCGAGAAGCACTATCCGGAAAAGCTCTCCGGCGGCATGAAGCAGCGGGTCGGCATCGTCCGCGCACTCGCCACGGGCCCGAAGGTCTTGCTGCTCGACGAGCCGTTCGGCGCCCTCGACGCCCAGACGCGCGTCATCATGCAGCAGATCCTCACCAACATGTGGCAGCGGCTGAAGATCTCGGTGCTGTTCGTCACTCACGACATCGACGAGGCGATCTTCCTCTCCGACCGCGTCTACTGCATGACCGCACGTCCCGGCTCGATCAAGGCGGAGATCTCGATTCCGCTGGAGCGGCCGCGCCAGCAATCCATGATGATGTCGTCGGAATTTCTGGCGCTACGTCGCGGGCTGATGTCGCTGATCCGCGAGGAGAGCCTGAAAGCGATGGGCGGCGAGATCAACGACATGGGCATGCAGGGGCTGAACATCGAGCTGCACGGACATTCGCTGGCGGATGTGATTTAG
- a CDS encoding YeiH family protein: protein MSQNQASSPADAKPTTAFSRILALIPGILLCIAVAGVSALLERAELGVFEHPYVEALVMAILLGMALRSFWKPAPRWQAGIAFSAKQLLEVAVMLLGASISFAAIAASGIALLASIAAVVVIAICVSFGLSRLLGLSTRLSILIACGNSICGNSAIAAVAPIIGASSDEIASSISFTAILGVMMVLGLPLLIPLLQLTATQYGILAGLTVYAVPQVLAATVPAGLISTQIGTLVKLMRVLMLGPVVVGLSLVASRWQADAKKTNVGFFRLVPWFILGFLALATLRSLEIVPGTVVAPVTKITTFLTVVSMAALGLGVDVRVLANVGGRVTAAVTLSLMLLLGISIALVHWFK from the coding sequence GTGTCGCAGAATCAAGCATCCAGCCCGGCCGACGCCAAGCCGACCACAGCCTTTAGCCGCATCCTGGCGCTGATTCCCGGCATCCTTCTCTGTATTGCTGTTGCGGGCGTCTCGGCCCTGCTGGAGCGGGCCGAACTGGGCGTATTCGAGCACCCCTATGTCGAGGCGCTGGTGATGGCGATTCTTCTCGGCATGGCGCTCCGGAGCTTCTGGAAGCCGGCTCCGCGCTGGCAGGCCGGCATCGCCTTCAGCGCCAAACAGCTGCTCGAAGTCGCCGTTATGCTGCTCGGCGCCTCCATCAGCTTTGCCGCCATCGCGGCCTCGGGCATCGCGCTGCTGGCCTCGATTGCGGCCGTCGTCGTGATCGCGATCTGCGTTTCTTTCGGCCTCAGCCGCCTGCTGGGCCTGTCGACGCGCTTGTCGATCCTGATCGCCTGCGGTAACTCGATCTGCGGCAATTCCGCGATCGCCGCGGTTGCGCCGATCATTGGCGCGAGCAGCGACGAGATCGCATCCTCGATCTCCTTTACGGCCATCCTCGGCGTGATGATGGTGCTGGGCCTGCCGCTGCTGATCCCGTTGTTACAGCTCACCGCCACGCAATACGGCATCCTCGCAGGGCTCACCGTCTATGCTGTGCCCCAAGTGCTCGCGGCAACGGTGCCGGCGGGGCTGATCTCCACGCAGATCGGCACGCTGGTCAAGCTGATGCGCGTCTTGATGCTCGGCCCCGTGGTTGTCGGTCTCTCGCTGGTCGCCTCGCGCTGGCAGGCCGACGCCAAGAAGACCAATGTCGGCTTCTTCCGTCTGGTGCCCTGGTTCATCCTCGGCTTCCTCGCGCTGGCGACCTTGCGCTCGCTCGAGATCGTGCCGGGCACGGTGGTCGCGCCGGTGACGAAGATCACCACGTTCCTCACCGTGGTCTCGATGGCGGCCCTCGGCCTCGGCGTCGATGTGCGTGTGCTCGCCAATGTCGGCGGCAGGGTGACGGCCGCCGTGACGCTGTCCTTGATGCTGCTGCTGGGGATCAGCATCGCGCTGGTGCACTGGTTCAAGTAA
- a CDS encoding NAD(P)/FAD-dependent oxidoreductase — MNIASPHQPLDLGSAIAEGDIRCLLMVLVHMTGDEKWLEPPYLPRRDIRLIPDPEAGVPREIQDEIRAAVVKLFAGGTPKPVIADPGEEMLLKMMRACLGENVAPEYAPLMREEMGFVPREARWTTRPSDEKLAAQHVLIVGAGVCAIALGVALGHLGIPYTVVEKNAELGGTWWINRYPGCGVDTPNHSYSYSFGSGNAWTRYFCQREELLGYLKKVADEYGIRKHLRVNTELTSSRWDEDKRRWISTLKTPAGEETFESTALVSAIGQLNDPSRAHFKGEESFKGTILHSALWSDDIKPDGKHVAVIGTGATSMQLVPSIAGRVASVTVYQRSAQWARPVKGYADPISEGARWLLAHLPFYVQWYRFNMFWRYGDGLLPFLRKDPAWPHPERAVNKGNDRHRQELTDFILSELKDRPDLIEKCVPTYPPYGKRILLDNNWFKTLTRSNVELVTDAIDHFDESGIVTTDGRHRPADIIVVATGFKVTEMAARLNISGRDGKDLREAWANDNPTAFLGLTVPGFPNFFCMLGPNSGPAHGGSVIFQSECQSRYISACLAGMIEQDIAAMDVRPDVLDDYVRKVDAEHEAMIWTHPGMSTYYRNSSGRVFSAMPWRFVDYWRMTHDPDMRQYRLTKA; from the coding sequence ATGAACATCGCATCTCCGCACCAACCGCTCGACCTCGGCTCGGCCATCGCCGAAGGCGACATTCGTTGCCTGCTGATGGTGCTCGTGCACATGACCGGCGACGAGAAATGGCTTGAGCCTCCGTACTTGCCCAGGCGCGACATCCGCCTCATTCCCGATCCCGAGGCCGGCGTACCCAGGGAGATCCAGGACGAAATCCGGGCTGCCGTCGTCAAGCTCTTCGCCGGCGGCACGCCGAAACCTGTCATCGCCGATCCCGGCGAGGAGATGCTGCTGAAGATGATGCGCGCCTGCCTCGGCGAGAACGTCGCTCCCGAATATGCGCCGCTGATGCGCGAGGAGATGGGCTTTGTACCGCGCGAGGCCCGCTGGACGACGCGCCCTTCGGACGAGAAGCTCGCTGCGCAACATGTCCTGATCGTCGGCGCCGGCGTCTGCGCCATCGCGCTCGGCGTGGCGCTCGGCCATCTCGGCATCCCCTACACCGTCGTCGAGAAGAATGCCGAGCTCGGCGGCACCTGGTGGATCAACCGCTATCCCGGCTGCGGCGTCGACACGCCGAACCACTCCTATTCCTACTCGTTCGGCTCGGGCAATGCATGGACGCGCTATTTCTGCCAGCGCGAGGAGCTGCTGGGTTACCTCAAGAAAGTCGCGGACGAATACGGCATCCGGAAACATCTGCGCGTCAACACCGAGCTGACCTCATCGCGCTGGGACGAGGACAAGCGGCGCTGGATCTCCACCCTGAAGACGCCAGCCGGGGAAGAGACTTTCGAATCCACCGCACTGGTCTCGGCCATCGGCCAGCTCAACGATCCCTCACGCGCGCACTTCAAGGGCGAGGAAAGCTTCAAGGGAACGATCCTGCACTCGGCCTTGTGGTCTGATGACATCAAGCCCGATGGCAAGCATGTCGCCGTGATCGGCACCGGCGCGACGTCGATGCAGCTGGTGCCGTCGATCGCCGGCCGCGTCGCTTCGGTCACGGTCTACCAGCGCAGCGCGCAATGGGCGCGACCGGTGAAAGGCTATGCCGATCCGATCAGCGAGGGCGCGCGCTGGCTGCTCGCGCATCTGCCGTTCTATGTGCAGTGGTACCGCTTCAACATGTTCTGGCGCTACGGCGACGGCCTCCTGCCGTTCCTGCGCAAAGACCCGGCCTGGCCCCACCCCGAGCGCGCCGTCAACAAGGGCAACGACCGGCATCGCCAGGAGCTGACCGACTTCATCCTGTCGGAGCTGAAGGACCGGCCCGACCTGATCGAGAAATGCGTGCCGACCTATCCGCCCTATGGCAAGCGCATCCTGCTCGACAACAACTGGTTCAAGACCTTGACGCGGAGCAATGTCGAGCTCGTCACCGACGCGATCGACCATTTCGATGAAAGCGGCATCGTCACCACCGACGGCAGGCACCGGCCAGCCGACATCATCGTGGTCGCCACCGGCTTCAAGGTCACGGAGATGGCCGCGCGCCTCAACATCAGCGGCCGCGACGGCAAGGATTTGCGCGAGGCCTGGGCCAACGACAATCCGACCGCGTTCCTCGGCCTCACCGTGCCTGGTTTCCCGAACTTCTTCTGCATGCTCGGCCCGAATTCCGGTCCGGCCCATGGTGGCAGCGTCATCTTCCAGTCGGAATGCCAGAGCCGCTACATTTCGGCCTGCCTCGCCGGCATGATCGAGCAGGACATCGCCGCGATGGACGTTCGCCCTGACGTGCTCGACGACTACGTTCGCAAGGTCGATGCCGAGCACGAAGCGATGATCTGGACCCATCCGGGGATGAGCACCTACTATCGCAATTCAAGCGGACGCGTGTTCTCGGCGATGCCGTGGCGGTTCGTGGATTACTGGCGCATGACGCATGATCCGGACATGCGGCAGTACAGGCTGACGAAGGCGTAA
- the ald gene encoding alanine dehydrogenase, whose product MRVGVPKEIKVQEYRVGLTPGAVREYIAAGHQVTVETGAGSGIGASDEVYQRAGASIAANARDIFAKSDMIVKVKEPQASEWAQLRESQILFTYLHLAPDPDQARGLLASGCTAIAYETVTDAAGHLPLLAPMSEVAGRLAIEAAGAALKRSAGGRGLLLGGVPGVQPARVVILGGGVVGTQAARMAAGLGAEVTVIDRSIPRLRQLDDLFAGRVRTRFSTIESVEDEVFAADVVIGAVLVPGASAPKLVTRAMLKAMRPGAVLVDVAIDQGGCFETSHATTHTDPTYEVDGVVHYCVANMPGAVPVTSSQALNNATLPFGLMLADKGFAAVLENPHLRNGLNVHRGRITNKAVAESLGMEFAPVESGLAA is encoded by the coding sequence ATGCGTGTCGGTGTGCCCAAGGAGATCAAGGTGCAGGAATATCGCGTCGGGCTCACCCCGGGGGCCGTTCGCGAATATATCGCAGCCGGGCATCAGGTGACGGTCGAGACTGGCGCGGGCAGCGGTATCGGCGCCTCCGACGAGGTGTACCAGCGGGCAGGGGCCTCCATTGCCGCGAACGCGCGCGACATCTTCGCCAAGTCCGACATGATCGTGAAGGTGAAGGAGCCGCAGGCGAGCGAATGGGCCCAGCTCCGCGAAAGCCAAATCCTGTTTACCTATCTCCATCTCGCGCCGGATCCCGATCAGGCCAGGGGCCTGCTGGCGTCCGGCTGCACTGCGATCGCCTATGAAACCGTCACCGACGCGGCCGGCCACCTCCCCCTGCTTGCGCCGATGAGCGAAGTCGCCGGCCGCCTCGCCATCGAGGCCGCCGGCGCCGCCCTCAAGCGGTCGGCTGGCGGTCGCGGCTTGCTGCTCGGCGGCGTGCCCGGCGTGCAGCCGGCGCGCGTTGTCATTCTTGGCGGTGGCGTCGTGGGAACGCAGGCCGCGCGCATGGCCGCGGGCCTCGGCGCTGAAGTCACGGTGATCGACCGCTCGATTCCGCGCCTGCGCCAACTGGATGATCTCTTCGCCGGACGCGTGCGCACGCGCTTTTCGACGATCGAGTCGGTCGAGGACGAGGTGTTCGCCGCCGACGTCGTGATCGGCGCCGTGCTGGTGCCCGGCGCGAGCGCTCCGAAGCTCGTGACGCGCGCGATGCTCAAAGCGATGCGGCCGGGTGCGGTGCTGGTCGACGTCGCGATCGACCAGGGCGGCTGTTTCGAGACCTCGCATGCGACCACGCATACCGATCCGACCTACGAGGTCGACGGCGTCGTGCATTATTGCGTCGCCAACATGCCGGGTGCCGTGCCGGTGACGTCGAGCCAGGCGCTCAACAACGCGACGCTGCCGTTCGGCCTGATGCTTGCGGACAAGGGCTTTGCCGCGGTGCTGGAAAATCCGCACCTGCGCAATGGATTGAACGTCCATCGCGGCCGCATCACCAACAAGGCGGTGGCGGAGAGCCTCGGGATGGAGTTTGCGCCGGTGGAGAGCGGGCTCGCGGCCTGA
- a CDS encoding Lrp/AsnC family transcriptional regulator encodes MALDRKDLAILAELTTNARASHTELANKVGLSSTALARRQKALEDDGYIQAYQAALDLAQFGLTTTVLVRIALESQSDEALKAFEAEVVKCPSVVRCFLMSGTDDYILIVLARDIQDFERIHRTELSRLPRVARVQSSFALREVVNRAVPTVVFGETKR; translated from the coding sequence TTGGCCCTCGACCGCAAAGATCTCGCGATTCTCGCGGAACTCACGACCAACGCCCGCGCTAGCCACACCGAGCTTGCCAACAAGGTCGGCCTTTCCAGCACGGCGCTGGCGCGGCGGCAGAAAGCGCTGGAGGACGACGGCTACATCCAGGCCTACCAGGCCGCACTCGACCTCGCGCAGTTCGGCCTCACCACGACGGTGCTGGTCCGCATCGCGCTGGAGAGCCAGAGCGACGAGGCGCTGAAGGCGTTCGAGGCGGAAGTCGTGAAGTGCCCTTCCGTCGTGCGTTGCTTCCTGATGTCGGGCACCGATGACTACATCCTGATCGTGCTCGCCCGCGACATCCAGGATTTCGAGCGCATCCACCGCACCGAGCTGTCGCGCCTGCCGCGCGTGGCACGGGTGCAGTCGAGCTTCGCGCTGCGCGAGGTCGTCAACCGCGCGGTGCCGACCGTGGTGTTCGGCGAGACGAAGCGATAG
- a CDS encoding cupin domain-containing protein, which translates to MFTSSRRLFIQSVAFGAGVLGAAKSALAAPDGHAAGYDVAPASEFLKTIPRKSGDPVVFTTSLDKGPIKATSGGWAREVTTRTLPLATGIAGAHLFVNAGGAREMHWHNSAEWAYVVDGHCQVTVVDPEGQLEVVNLGPGDLWFFPRGHSHAIQTLGPSPCHAILAFDDGLYSEHGTFGISDWMSRYDAPTLSQALGVSTEAFSPNPKAETYIMQGEVLALDGPQAKTARALDRDRTHRFALMAQKPRVSTAGGQLYVASAKEFPVSSTMTGTVLKLKAGAMHEPHWHTDANEWHYVLQGRTRVTLFAFDKRVAVAELSAGECAYIPANCGHSIQNIGQEDTEVVGVLDSGTYHESSLGDWLAKAPRHLLANNFGISEAAVANFAPKRVVIASAI; encoded by the coding sequence ATGTTCACATCCAGCCGCCGTCTTTTCATTCAATCCGTTGCATTCGGTGCCGGTGTGCTCGGCGCCGCCAAATCCGCGCTCGCAGCGCCGGACGGACATGCCGCCGGCTACGACGTAGCTCCCGCGTCCGAGTTCCTGAAGACGATCCCACGCAAGTCAGGTGACCCGGTGGTGTTCACGACCTCGCTCGACAAGGGACCGATCAAGGCCACGTCCGGAGGCTGGGCGCGCGAGGTCACCACCCGCACCCTTCCGCTCGCGACCGGAATTGCCGGCGCGCATCTCTTCGTCAATGCCGGCGGCGCCCGGGAAATGCATTGGCATAATTCGGCCGAATGGGCCTATGTCGTCGATGGCCATTGCCAGGTGACGGTGGTCGATCCCGAGGGCCAGCTCGAAGTGGTCAATCTCGGACCTGGCGATCTCTGGTTCTTCCCCAGGGGTCACAGCCACGCCATCCAGACGCTGGGGCCCTCCCCCTGCCACGCCATCCTCGCCTTCGATGACGGTCTCTACTCCGAGCACGGCACGTTCGGGATCAGCGACTGGATGAGCCGCTATGACGCCCCGACGCTCTCGCAGGCGCTGGGCGTGTCCACCGAGGCCTTCAGCCCCAATCCGAAGGCCGAGACCTACATCATGCAGGGCGAAGTTCTGGCGCTCGACGGTCCGCAGGCAAAGACCGCCCGCGCGCTGGACCGCGACCGCACCCACCGTTTCGCGCTGATGGCGCAGAAGCCGCGCGTGAGCACAGCGGGCGGACAGCTCTACGTCGCCTCCGCCAAGGAGTTTCCCGTTTCGAGCACCATGACCGGGACCGTGCTCAAGCTCAAAGCCGGCGCGATGCACGAGCCGCATTGGCACACCGACGCCAATGAATGGCACTACGTGCTGCAGGGGCGTACGCGCGTGACCCTGTTCGCATTCGACAAGCGGGTTGCCGTCGCCGAGCTGTCGGCGGGCGAATGCGCCTACATTCCCGCCAATTGCGGACACTCGATCCAGAATATCGGCCAGGAGGACACTGAGGTGGTCGGCGTGCTCGACAGTGGCACCTACCACGAGAGCAGCCTCGGCGACTGGCTGGCGAAGGCACCGCGACACCTGCTGGCCAATAATTTCGGTATCTCGGAGGCGGCGGTGGCGAATTTCGCCCCGAAACGCGTGGTTATCGCCAGCGCGATTTGA